A region of Clostridium acetobutylicum ATCC 824 DNA encodes the following proteins:
- a CDS encoding HD-GYP domain-containing protein, translating to MSKQKKLLPIYELQPGMISANNIKFAEKSLLTEGVEITDTAIRKLKETYIIDKVEVYIDEDKPLKYKAETMDELEYSLNEFSSNLEDIFNDIDNLKSNGISSLRNFSQKVQGEFESAGLVIKNIIFYGSKNNIYRHSVNVAAISFILGKWLGMNEEEINLLTYASLLHDFGKTQLDNSILKKESSLTPEEYAVYKTHPVIAYHLIKEIPDINASVGLGVLMHHEQIDGSGYPLGIKDNKIHKFAKIIAIADIFDKVNSDNTNGPFEGLKAIKDLSLGKLDCSYSNMFINHAVNYYMGESVTLSDNRSCKIIKLDTENLTKPLLLADDGFLDLKSEKDLYVKSLIV from the coding sequence ATGTCAAAACAAAAAAAATTATTGCCAATCTATGAGTTACAGCCTGGCATGATATCTGCAAATAATATAAAATTTGCAGAAAAGTCGCTTTTAACAGAGGGTGTTGAGATAACAGATACAGCTATAAGGAAATTAAAAGAAACTTATATAATAGATAAAGTAGAAGTGTATATTGATGAAGATAAACCTTTGAAATACAAGGCTGAAACCATGGATGAACTTGAATATTCGCTAAATGAATTTTCATCTAATTTAGAGGATATATTTAATGATATCGATAATTTAAAGAGTAATGGTATTAGTAGTTTAAGAAACTTTTCTCAAAAAGTACAAGGTGAATTTGAATCAGCTGGTCTAGTAATCAAAAATATAATTTTTTATGGAAGTAAAAATAACATCTACAGACACAGTGTTAATGTTGCTGCTATAAGTTTTATACTTGGAAAATGGCTTGGTATGAATGAAGAAGAAATAAACTTATTAACTTATGCTTCTCTTCTTCACGATTTTGGTAAAACCCAATTAGACAACAGTATATTAAAAAAAGAAAGTTCATTAACGCCAGAAGAATATGCAGTATACAAAACACATCCTGTTATAGCTTATCACCTGATAAAAGAAATTCCTGATATTAATGCTTCAGTTGGACTAGGAGTACTAATGCACCATGAACAAATTGATGGTTCTGGTTATCCTCTAGGAATTAAAGACAATAAAATTCATAAATTTGCAAAAATTATAGCTATAGCAGATATTTTTGATAAAGTTAATTCAGACAATACAAATGGTCCTTTTGAAGGTTTAAAAGCAATTAAAGATCTAAGTCTCGGTAAATTAGATTGCTCGTATAGCAATATGTTCATAAATCATGCAGTAAATTACTATATGGGAGAAAGTGTAACTTTAAGCGACAATAGATCTTGCAAAATTATAAAACTTGATACTGAAAATCTGACAAAACCTCTTCTTCTTGCGGATGACGGCTTTTTAGATTTAAAAAGTGAAAAAGACTTATATGTTAAATCTTTAATAGTATAG
- a CDS encoding GH25 family lysozyme — protein sequence MKGIDIYSGQGNVEFSKVKLSGVEIVYIKATEGVTYVDKTIRQFQSDAKNAGLKVGFYHFLRANNPINEADNFLSAISGLSYDCKLAIDVEATLGQTTNQISSNVRKFADYLKGKGLDVCIYTYTNFYKNNLNNSVKDLPLWVAEYGVTRPSINTPYVGFQYTENGSISGVSGAVDLNEFNDGIFINSDSRGEFIITGSDTVKIIQQQLNTLLKKGLIVDGISGASTTAAIKEFQGAMGLAQDGIWGPKTVAAVTEIYSKPTDGVKFKHYEYATRYIQYRVGGKLDGVYGPQTEANVKVWQSNHGLNADGIVGNDTWNKLLNENS from the coding sequence TTGAAGGGTATAGATATTTATTCGGGACAAGGCAATGTTGAGTTCTCCAAAGTTAAGCTTAGTGGTGTAGAGATTGTTTATATAAAAGCTACTGAGGGTGTAACGTATGTAGATAAAACAATTAGGCAGTTTCAAAGTGATGCTAAAAATGCAGGACTTAAAGTTGGATTTTATCATTTTTTAAGAGCTAATAATCCTATAAATGAAGCGGATAATTTTTTATCTGCTATTTCTGGGTTAAGCTACGATTGCAAGCTGGCTATTGATGTTGAAGCTACTTTAGGTCAAACCACAAATCAAATAAGCTCAAATGTAAGAAAATTTGCAGATTATTTAAAGGGAAAAGGACTGGATGTTTGTATTTACACTTATACTAACTTCTATAAAAATAATTTAAATAATAGTGTTAAGGATTTACCTTTATGGGTAGCTGAATATGGTGTTACAAGGCCTAGTATAAATACTCCATATGTTGGATTTCAATACACTGAAAATGGTTCTATAAGCGGAGTGTCTGGTGCTGTAGATTTGAATGAATTTAATGATGGTATTTTTATAAATTCAGACAGCAGAGGTGAATTTATAATAACAGGATCAGATACAGTTAAAATTATACAGCAGCAGCTTAATACACTTCTTAAGAAAGGTCTTATAGTAGATGGGATAAGTGGAGCAAGTACCACAGCTGCTATTAAAGAATTCCAAGGAGCTATGGGGTTAGCACAGGATGGAATTTGGGGACCGAAAACGGTTGCAGCAGTTACAGAAATTTATTCTAAGCCAACAGATGGTGTTAAATTCAAGCATTATGAGTATGCCACAAGATATATTCAATACAGAGTAGGCGGCAAATTAGATGGAGTGTATGGACCTCAAACTGAGGCTAATGTAAAGGTATGGCAATCAAATCATGGTTTAAATGCAGATGGAATTGTTGGAAATGACACATGGAATAAGCTATTAAATGAAAATTCTTAA